A genomic region of Candidatus Tectomicrobia bacterium contains the following coding sequences:
- the gspG gene encoding type II secretion system major pseudopilin GspG, with translation MNRKENGLEEEKKRRSAGFTLIELMVVIVILGLLIGVIGFRLMGRTEEARRTAAKLQMRSLVNALQLYKLDSGGYPTTEQGLEALVRPPARGTAPRNYPPGGYLEGGQVPRDPWGNPYVYMAPGAQGREFEIRSLGADGKEGGEGENADIGSWDLR, from the coding sequence ATGAACCGGAAGGAGAACGGCTTGGAAGAAGAAAAGAAGCGCCGAAGCGCGGGGTTCACGCTCATCGAACTGATGGTGGTGATCGTCATCTTGGGCCTTCTGATCGGCGTCATCGGCTTCCGCCTGATGGGCCGCACCGAAGAGGCGCGCCGGACGGCGGCCAAGCTCCAAATGCGCAGCCTCGTCAACGCCCTGCAGCTCTACAAGCTGGACAGCGGCGGCTATCCGACGACGGAGCAGGGCCTGGAGGCCCTGGTGCGGCCTCCCGCGCGGGGGACCGCCCCCCGGAACTACCCTCCCGGGGGCTATTTGGAGGGTGGGCAGGTTCCGCGCGACCCGTGGGGCAACCCCTACGTGTACATGGCTCCGGGGGCGCAGGGCCGGGAATTCGAGATCCGCTCCCTCGGGGCGGACGGGAAAGAGGGGGGCGAGGGGGAGAATGCCGACATCGGGAGCTGGGACCTCCGCTGA
- a CDS encoding prepilin-type N-terminal cleavage/methylation domain-containing protein: protein MPTSGAGTSAEEGFTLVELAVALLVAGLLFGLALTRFMPPEGSGALRADALALAEGIRKLRNHAVSSGLMVRLRLRLPAGAWKAEGMDNLGNWNPLQGSPVPAGELSRGIQLRRVRWGSGKEISEGEAELRILPTGETQEIYLYLSDGRRHERTLTVHPFLNRVDVQRGRVEAHAR, encoded by the coding sequence ATGCCGACATCGGGAGCTGGGACCTCCGCTGAGGAGGGCTTCACCCTGGTCGAGCTGGCCGTCGCCCTCCTGGTGGCCGGCCTGCTCTTCGGGCTGGCCCTCACGCGGTTCATGCCGCCGGAGGGCTCCGGCGCCCTGCGGGCCGACGCCCTCGCGCTGGCGGAGGGCATACGCAAGCTGAGGAACCACGCCGTATCCTCGGGCCTCATGGTCCGCCTCCGCCTGCGGCTGCCGGCCGGCGCCTGGAAGGCCGAGGGAATGGACAACCTGGGCAACTGGAACCCCCTGCAGGGCTCTCCCGTGCCCGCCGGGGAGCTCTCGCGGGGGATCCAGCTCCGCCGGGTGCGCTGGGGGAGCGGGAAGGAGATCTCGGAGGGGGAGGCGGAGCTGCGGATCCTGCCCACGGGCGAGACGCAGGAAATCTATCTCTACCTGTCCGACGGCCGCCGGCACGAGCGGACGCTCACCGTCCACCCCTTCCTGAACCGGGTGGACGTCCAGCGGGGAAGGGTCGAGGCCCATGCGCGGTAG
- a CDS encoding type II secretion system protein: MRGSRREEGFTLIELMVALVIISLVAAVTFRLQYQGFRVYERTSQLTDAVLLAQEKLSEAQISAVRAGRGSVRAASGGELFWEVLVTATRHPGVHSVLVRVRPRAAASPILEVSTYVADP, from the coding sequence ATGCGCGGTAGCCGGAGAGAGGAAGGCTTCACCCTCATCGAGCTGATGGTGGCGCTCGTCATCATCAGCCTCGTGGCGGCCGTGACCTTCCGCCTCCAGTATCAGGGGTTCCGCGTCTACGAGCGCACCAGCCAGCTCACGGACGCCGTCCTCCTCGCCCAGGAAAAGCTGTCGGAGGCCCAAATCTCCGCGGTCCGCGCGGGCAGGGGGAGCGTCCGCGCGGCCTCGGGCGGCGAGCTCTTTTGGGAGGTTCTGGTCACGGCCACGCGGCATCCGGGGGTCCATTCGGTCCTCGTGCGGGTGCGCCCCCGGGCGGCCGCCTCCCCTATCCTGGAGGTCTCGACCTATGTCGCGGATCCCTGA
- a CDS encoding prepilin-type N-terminal cleavage/methylation domain-containing protein: MSRIPDASRRLRGKGPGAPRGFSLLELMVALAILSFVMAALYVSVGSSAAHARRLRERMEHHQAARRAMQRMAADLEGLFVPPVEAAPLFSGDRGDADTGRADRIEFVTPVYTWGQSVQQTDDLAVVAYWLATDGEGNRLLRQKRPLNGEVLAEGRSTVILEGVKELRFEYLDRKGTRSDAWAGRGPASLPAAVRVTFILEGGGGAGDAAFSTLIALPAGARLPAPEKGAPPAGGGAR, encoded by the coding sequence ATGTCGCGGATCCCTGACGCCTCCCGCCGCCTCCGGGGCAAGGGCCCGGGCGCCCCCCGGGGATTCTCGCTGCTCGAGCTGATGGTCGCCCTCGCCATCCTCTCCTTCGTCATGGCGGCGCTCTACGTGAGTGTCGGATCGAGCGCGGCCCACGCCCGCCGGCTCCGGGAGCGCATGGAGCACCACCAGGCCGCCCGCCGCGCGATGCAGCGGATGGCGGCCGACCTGGAGGGGCTGTTCGTCCCGCCGGTGGAGGCGGCCCCGCTCTTCTCGGGGGATCGGGGGGACGCCGACACGGGCCGGGCCGACCGCATCGAGTTCGTGACCCCGGTCTACACATGGGGGCAGTCCGTGCAGCAGACCGACGACCTCGCCGTCGTCGCCTACTGGCTGGCCACGGACGGGGAGGGGAACCGCCTGCTGCGGCAGAAGAGGCCGCTCAACGGCGAGGTTTTGGCCGAGGGCCGCTCCACGGTCATCCTGGAGGGCGTGAAGGAGCTGCGCTTCGAGTACCTGGACCGGAAGGGGACCCGCAGCGATGCCTGGGCGGGCCGGGGGCCGGCCTCCCTGCCCGCCGCCGTGCGGGTGACCTTCATTCTCGAGGGCGGCGGGGGGGCGGGGGACGCGGCCTTCTCGACCCTCATCGCCCTCCCGGCGGGCGCCAGGCTTCCTGCGCCGGAGAAGGGGGCGCCTCCGGCGGGAGGGGGGGCGAGGTGA